GCGTGAGCATCAACGCCCTGGCGCAGCCGGAAGCATTTCCCACTCGCCCCATCCGGATGATTGTGCCCACTGCGGCAGGCGGAAACATCGACATTTTGGCTCGCATTCTGGCCGAGCATATGAGCAAGGCTTGGGGGCAGCAGGTTGTCGTTGACTCAAAGCCCGGGGCAAACTCCATGCTGGCGACTACCGCAGTCGCGCGATCGCCTGCCGACGGGTACACGGTCCTCATGACGCTCAGCGGGTTCGTACAAAATCTGGTGCTACAACCGAATCCGCCCTACAAAGTCAACGACCTTGTACCGGTTTCCCAAGTTGCCTGGTTTCCCGTAGCCCTTGCTGCCAACGCGAAGCTTCCCGCAACGGACGTCGCTAGCGTAGTCAAGCTCGCAAAGGCGCAGCCCGACAAACTCAGCTTCGGCAGCTACGGCGTCGGTTCCGGCGGCCACATCATTGGCGAAGGCCTGAACAACCTTGCCGGCATTCGGATCAAACACGTTGGCTACAAAGGAGAGTCCCCAGCGTTCACCGATCTTGTCGGAGGAAACATTGAACTAGCCTACGGCTCTGTCGGCTTCTACGCTCACCAACTGAGCGGAGGCAAGGTACGTCTCATTGCGGTTGCCAGCCCTAATAGGCTCAAGACCTTCCCGAACGTGCCTACGTTCGCCGAAGCCGGATACCCGGAAATCAACATTCCTGGTTGGGGCGGTGTGTTCCTCCCGGCAAAGACTCCGCCGGCGATCGTTGAGAAGTACACCCAAGAGATTCGTCGGATTGTTGCGCTGCCCGAGGTCCAGAAGAAGATTCTCGAGATGGGTTTCGAACCAACCGGCACAACAAGCGCTCAATTTTCTGACCTTATTTCCAGCGACATCAAGCGTTGGGGCAAGATCGTCCGCGACAACAACATTAAGCTGGAATAAAGCTACAGGTCACACATCAGTATTTGGGACGCAAAGCTCACGCACTTGGCGGCCTCTCTCTGGATGAGCGAGCAACAGACTACGGTCCTCGCTCGCCCAACGCGAGAGATGGCAACTGCCGCAGAGGGGAAGCCCCCTCCCCGCCCCTGGACTATTCCACTCCCCTCTGGTCTAACCAGACCTTCCCGACGCTATTCCGGCCTTCAAGTGCGACCATCGCAGCCTGTGCCTGCGAAAACGAATAGCCCTGACCACCGAGCACCTGCAGCACTCCAGCAGAGTAAGCATCGTAGGAATCCTTTGTGAGTCTCTCGGCCAGCGCAAGATCTCGTTTCCGCACTTCTCCCCAAAGTACACCGTGAGCAGTTGCATTCTTTAGAAGCAGTCTATTGGCCGGAAGTTGGGTTAGTGTGCCGCCCGCGAAACCGATTATCAGATAGCGCGCCCCATATGCCAGGCAGCGCAGGCTTTGACCGCCAATCTCGCCCCCGACAGGATCGTAGACCACGTCAACGCCCTGCGGTGCCAGTTGCTTGACCATATCGACCCAGTCGTCCCTTCGATAGTCGACGACAGCATCTGCGCCTAGGCTAAGTGCGGCTTTAACCTTTTCTGCGCCACCCGCTGTACCGATAACTCGCGCGCCCAACCATTTCGCTAACGCAACAGCAGCGCTCCCAACTCCCCCTGCCGCTGCATGAACCAGCACCGTTTCCCCGGCCTTCAACTGCCCGACTTCCCTTAGCGCATAGAGCGATGTCGGGTAGTTGCTACGAAGTGCAAGTGCAGCCGCGTTCGAGACACCATCGGGAATAACGATGGCTTCCGATTTCTGTATGACTGCGAACTGAGCGTAGCCGCCCAAATGGCAAGAGCTGGCAACCCGGGTTCCAACCGCCAGCGGTCCACCCTCGCTCGCAACGTGGACCGGCCAGCCTTTCGTAGACATCTTCGAGCCATAATTTGTGGCAACCGAGGAGGTCAGTATGAGCGGCAAGCGGTACACGGATGAGTTCAAGATTGAGGCAGTCAAGCAAGTCACTGAGCGCGGTCATTCGGTGGCGGATGTGGCGCAGAGGTTGGGCATCACGACCCATAGCCTGTACGCCTGGAAGAGGAAGTTCGAGAAACCGGACGTCGTGCAGCGGGCCGAACTGGATCAGAACGCCGAGATTCGACGACTGAAGGCCGAGCTCAAGCGCGTGACAGAGGAGCGCGACATTCTAAAAAAAGCCGCCGCGTACTTTGCAAAGGGATAGCGGCAAGGTACGCATTCATGCGCTCCCACATCAGTGAATATTGCCTGCGCACGATGTGTCGGGTACTGGGCGTTCATCGTAGCGGTTACTACGTCTGGCAACGCCAGGCATCCAGCCCACGCCGGCGGGAGGATGATCGGCTGCTGGGTCTGATCAAGCATCACTGGTTGGCCAGCGGTGGCGTCTATGGCTACCGCAAGATCACGGTAGATCTGCGTGAATCTGGCGAAGCTTGCAGCCGTCACCGTGTGCATCGACTGATGAAAGGAGAAGGCCTGCGCGCACAGGTTGGTTACGGCAGCAAGCCACGCTATCGTGGCGGTCCGGTCGGCGTGGTGGCGAACGTCTTGAATCGAGAGTTCGCCCCCGATGCGCCGAACAAGGTCTGGGTCACCGACATCACGTACATCCGAACCTACGAAGGCTGGCTGTATCTGGCGGCAGTCATGGATTTGTACTCGCGTCAGATCGTTGGCTGGGCCACGCGATCAACGATGACCAGCGATCTGGTATTGCAGGCCTTGCTAGCCGCAGTCTGGAAACGCAAACCGAGGGCAGGTGTTATGGTGCATTCGGATCAGGGCAGCCAGTTCACCAGCGATGATTGGCAGTCATTCCTGAAGGCACACAACATGGTGCCGAGCATGAGTCGTCGCGGTAATTGTCACGATAACGCCGTTGCCGAGAGCTTCTTCAGTGCATTGAAGAAGGAGCGAATCAAGCGGCGCATCTACCCGAACAGGGCGACTGCTGCCACGGACGTATTCGATTACATTGAGATGTTCTATAACCCGATTCGCCGGCACGGTTCCGCCGGCGACCTGTCACCTGTAGAGTTTGAGCGGCGCTACGCGCTAAACGGCTCGTGAGTGTCTATGAAACTCTGGCCGGTCCAACGATCACGCCCGCTACCTCTGAGCCTGGGATGAAAGGCACCGCCGGCTTGACCTGATAGCGGCCGCGGACAATCAGCGTATCGCCGAACGCAAGTCCCGATGCCTCTACACGAATTAAATACTGGTCGGATTTCGGAACTGGCACTGGGACATCTCGTAACGCCATCGTTCCGGCGTCTGCGATGGTTTCGACTTGCCACGCCTGCATCTGCGAAATCTGCATTCTGCTCTCCTCCTGGACGACGATTCTATGAAGGGCATATCAGGCCTGACGCGCGTCAGTTCCCGACCTTGATGCGCCTTTGCATGAGCCATCGAAAACTGCCTCGCCGCTCATTTCATTATGGTTGAACCAATGATATCATCGACTACGGAGACTGACTCAACTGGAGTAGACATGACGATCAAAGGTAAGGCATGCATCGTGGGTGCTTACGAGCACCCAACACGCAAGGCACCGGATAAGACGGTTGCGCAGTTGCACGCAGAGTGCGCGAAGGGGGCACTGGAGGACGCAGGACTGACGCTGCAGGATGTTGACGGCTACTTTTGCGCAGGAGACGCTCCTGGCCTTGGCGCGAACAGCATGGCCGATTACCTCGGCCTCACGAACTTGCGGCATGTCGACACGACGGACACCGGAGGCTCCGCATATCTAATCCACGTCTCTCACGCAGCGCAAGCGATTGCGGCGGGCAAGTGCAACGTTGCGCTCATTACGCTCGCGGGGCGGCCCCGCACGGAAGGCGCCAGCGGTGTTGGCGTCGGCGCGCGACTGGTGACAGCTGCGACGCCCGATGCATCTTGGGAGATGCCCTATAGCCCGGTCACGGTGAACATGTACGCCCTTGCAGCGGCAAGGCATATGTACGAGTTCGGCACTACTTCCGAACAACTCGCATGGATCAAGGTGGCGGCTGCCACCCATGCGCAGCACAACCCGAATGCGATGCTCCGCGACCTCGTTAGCGTCGAGGATGTGCTCGGCTCAGCTCTGATCTCTGACCCGCTGCATAAACTTGACTGCTGCGTTGTCAGTGACGGTGGCGGCGCGCTTGTCGTAGCGCGACCCGAAATCGCCCGAAAGCTCAACCGTCCCATCGTGAAAGTACTGGGTGCGGGCGAGACGATCAAAGGCCAACTGGGCGGGAACGTCGACCTCACCTATTCCGGGGCAGCGGTGTCGGGACCGGTCGCCTTTGAAGAAGCCGGAATCAAGCCGTCTGACATCCAGTACGCATCAATCTACGACAGCTTCACCATCACCGTTCTGATGCAGTTGGAAGACCTTGGCTTCTGCAAGAAAGGCGAAGGTGGCAAGTTCGTCGCTGATGGAAATCTGATCTCCGGCGTAGGCAAGCTGCCCTTCAACACGGATGGCGGTGGCCTTTGCAACAACCACCCGGCAAACCGCGGTGGCATCACCAAAGTCATCGAGGCAGTCCGTCAGTTGCGCGGGGAGGCACATCCCAAGGTGCAAGTTCCCAACTGCACTCTCGCGCTTGCTCAAGGTACCGGCGGCCTCCTCGGTTCGCGCCACGGTAGCGCAACTCTCATCTTGGAAAGGGAATGAGCCATGACTACACCCCACGTTGATCGCCCTCTTGCTGCCCCAGTTGTTGACGCAAGCAACGAAAGCTACTGGCGCTATGCGCGTGAAGGCATGCTCAGCTCACGACGCTGCAAGTCTTGCAAGAAGCTGCATTGGTATCCTCGCGCCCTTTGTCCGTTCTGCCAAGGCGAAACGGAATGGGAATGCCTTTCGGGCAACGGCACAATCTACAGTGTCAGCGTAACCCGCAAAGCAGGGCCAATCCCCTATGCCATCGCATACGTTACGCTCGACGAGGGCCCGACGATGCTCACAAACATTGTCGACTGCGATTTGGATTCGCTGAAGATCGGACAGCGCGTGAAGGCTTGCTTCAAGCCTTCCGAAGGAGACAGTCCAATCCCGATGTTCACACCTGCTTAAAGCGAGGGAACATGGATACTCTCGACTTCGAAGTAGTGAACAACGTTGGCTGGATTCGCATGAATCGGGCCGCGAAGCACAATCCGTTTGATGCGGAGCTTCGCGCCGACCTGATGACCGTCTTGGAGCGTGTTCGAGACGATGCTGACATCAGGGTCCTCGTGCTTACGAGCCATCCTGGCTCATTCTGCGCGGGAGGGAATCTCCATGTTCTTCGAGACAACCTCGACTCTGGCCCCGCCTACTGGCAGCAGCGCATCAAGACCGGCCTTCGATTCATCCACGATATGTTGAATCTCGGTCGCCCAGTTATTGCTGCCGTAGACGGCCCGGCATTCGGAGCTGGATTCGCGTTGTCTCTGACAGCAGATATCGTGCTGGCAAGTCCTCGTGCACGCTTCTCTATGGCCTACCTCCGCCTTGGTCTGGTACCGGATCTCGGCGCGCTGTACCTTCTTCCCCGAGCAGTTGGACTGCAACGAGCCAAGGAGTTGATGTTCTCAACCCGAGAACTGGACGCGGAAGAGGCTCATCGCCTGGGGCTTGTGATGGAAGTACATGAGAGCGAGGCACTTGAGCAGCGTGCTCGAGAAATTGCCGAGAGCCTGGTCCAAGCTGCCCCGACCGCCCTCGCACTGACGAAGGCGGCGCTGAACGTTTCGTTGGATTCCGATGAGCAAACGATGTTTAGTCTCGAGGCGGCCAGCCAAGCTGCAGCTTTCTCGACGAAGGAACCGCGCGCTGCAATCGAAGCACTCCTGTCCAAACAACCTCCTCCGTTTCGCGGATTTCCACGGCGTTCGTAATCATGCGATCTCTCAAGAACAAGACGCTATTCGTCACCGGGGCGAGTCGCGGCATCGGCCTGGCAATCGCAAAGCGGGCGGCTCAAGATGGTGCGAACATCGTCATCGCAGCCAAATCCGCCGAGCCTCACCCCAAGCTACCAGGAACAATCTTCACAGCGGCTCGTGAAATCGAAGAGGCAGGCGGGACAGCTTTGCCTCTCGTCGTAGATATTCGTGACGAGCAACAAGTACAGTCGGCAGTGGACAAGGCCGTTGAACATTTCGGAGGGATTGACGTCTGCATCAACAACGCCAGTGCAATCAGCAAGACTGGCACATTGGCCACGGACATGAAACGGTTTGACTTGATGCATAGCATCAACACACGTGGCACGTATCTCGTCACGAGAACTTGCCTTCCGCACCTTCTGAAGTCATCCAACCCTCATGTCCTGATGCTCTCGCCTCCTCTGAATATGGAGGCGCGCTGGTTCTCGCCCAATGTCGCTTACACGATGGCGAAATTCGGCATGAGCATGTGCGTGCTCGGGATGGCCGGGGAGTTTCGTGGACAGGTGGCGATCAACGCTTTGTGGCCTCGGACCTTCGTTGGAACGGCGGCCGTCCAGAACATCTTGGGCGGCGAGACGACTATGAAGCGCACCCGTCACCCGGAGATCGTCGCCGACGCTGCCTATGCCATCCTGACGAAGGACACATCCTTCACCGGGAACTTCTGCGTCGACGAATCCGTCCTCCGTCAGGAAGGCGTTACCGATTTCAGCCAATACAGCGACTGCCCCGAATCCGACCTGATCCCGGACTCGTTCGTTTAATCCTCTCGTACCATTACACCAGGAGCAACCGACCCTGCTCCTTCCCCGCATCCCTCTGTTTTGCAATCGCGTTCGGAAGTCAGGACGCTCCGTCATGCGGGGCGTTCAGAACAGCGTGACAAGTATTGCGTCGTAACAATGGTCTGGTAGAACAGATTGCATCATCTCGAACCGGACCAATCAACAACTATAGGATTGGAGGAGACAAGATGACCACTAGACGACAGACGTTGGGATTGCTCTCGGCGTTAGCAATGGGATCCAGCTTCGCTCAGGGCCAGCGCTGGCCAAGCAAGCCGATTATGTTGGTCGTGCCTTTTCCGCCCGGTGGGCAGACAGACGCCGTCGCGCGCAGTGTAGCGCGCCAGTTGGAGACCACCCTCCGTCAGCCGGTTGTCATTGACAATCGGCCAGGGGCAAACTCGCTGATCGGCACCCAGCTGGTATCTCGATCCGCTCCGGACGGGTACACCCTGCTGTTCAATATGACGGCGCTGGTTAGTAATCCTATCCTGCAACCGAACGCTCGATACGATGCGCTCAAGGAGTTTGTCCCGATAGGTCGGATCTATGAGATCCCGGCAGTGTGGTCGGTACCCCCAAAGTCGGCACAGACACTCGAGCAATTTATCGGACTCGCCAAGAAGGCAAAGGACCCCCTCAGCTTCGCCACTACCGGCCATGCGTCGAGCTCACACTACTTCGGTGAAATGTTCGCGCGCGCCGCAGGCATTCGACTTAATCATGTGCCTTACAAAGGCGAAAGTCCCATCATACCGGACCTGATTGGTGGTCGGCTCGACGCCGCTGTCGTATCAAGCGCAACCGCATTGCAGTATGGCAAGGACGGCCGCATTCGAAATCTTGCAGTATCCGGATCTCACCGCTGGAAAGCCATTCCAGACGTGCCGACCTTCCTTGAACTTGGCGTTCCAGGAATGACAACCGAAACCTATGCGGGGATTTTTGCACCCGCTGGCACCCCACGCGTCGTTGTGGATCAATTACACGCGGCAATTACGACCGTATGTAAGACCCCAGAGTTGCAGCGTCAACTATTGGACAACGGCCTGGAAGTAGCGCCGACGCTGAGTCCAGATCAGTTTGAGGCACTCATGCGCAAATCTCGAAACGAGTGGCTGGCCATCAAGGAAAACAGCGCGATTCGGGTGGAATAGCGATGAGCAAATGCGCTCACGGAAGCACACTATGGCATCCGTGATGCGCATCTACGTGACCCGCAGAAGCCCACTCCATTCCAAACGAACAAAAAAAGGCGCCGCAAGGGCGCCAAAAGCATGAATGCGTGTAGGTGCTCAGAAGATATGCCGGATGCCCAATGCCGCACCAACCTGGCTGCTCTTGCCGGCACCGAGCAAGTACGCCCCGCTCGCAGCCGTAGTCGCCAGTCCGCCAAAGGCGAGCGCGACGTTCTTAGAGTAGGCCGTAGTCAAATAGACGTTAGTCCGTTTCGAGAAGTCATAGCTCGCCATGAAGCTGACTTGGTAAGGATTGGGTCGGTCAAGCTCTGCGCCGTTGTACTGCGCCCTGAGCGTGTGCAGCTTGTCGTAGTAATAAGCAAGCATCAGATTGACCTTCGGCGCGACCTGATAATTGACGCCAAACCAGAGGAAGTCGTCGCGCAGCGCCACGCTACCATTCGAGAACTCGTTGCGCCCCCACCGATAGCCGCCGGAGAATCGGAACTTTCCGAGGTTGTAGCCCGCGCCGATCGCTGCCTTTCGGAAGTTACCAATTCCGTTATCACCCAGCGTTGTGAGCGTCGGATAGAACTGATCGTACGCAATCGATGCGCCAAACTCACCTGCTGAGTACTCGAGCGAAGCGCCATAGCCAGCATTCGCCCTAATCTCCCCCGGAGTCTCGCCTGCACCGAACACACCATTCCCAAAAGTCCAGTGTAATCGTGCTCCGATGCTGCCTCGCTGGATGACATAGTTAACACTGTTGTCGTTTCTCAGATTCATACCCAAAAGAAACGACAACGGCTCATACATCGGCGCATACGCACTAGGCGAAAAGTTGGCCAGAGCGCGGAAGATGGTGCTGTATTGCCGCCCGAACGTCAGTTGACCGTACTCATCGCTGCTCACTCCAACAAACGTCTGTCGATCGTACAGCTTGTTTGCGTTGAACTGCGTGCCGGTATCCACGTTGAAGCCGCCTTCAACGGTGAAAATTCCCTTCAGCCCACCGCCGAGATCCTCCACCCCGCGCACGCCCCAACGGTTGCTGGCGAAGCCGCCGCCACTATTCCGGACGACGCTGCCTGATGCGCCACTGGCATTCGTCAACTTATTCACGTACTCGATGTTCGAATCGACCACGCCATACAACGTCACACTTGAGTGGGCATAGCCAGTACACAGCAACAGCCCCAGCGCCGTCGACGCAAGCAACGCTCTTTTCACCTTGTCTCCTCCGATTTTTTGCATGTCTCGCAAGGTCACCGCCTCGCTAGGAAGCGCTCAGGTGCAGATTTCCGATCTCTGCGCCTTGTCCGCCTCGCAGTGATTAAATATGATTGGTTGAACCATCGATATAGTGGAAAACCCCGCGCAATCACATCTTTACATTGGTTCAACCACTGCATAAGATTGAGCAGGCGCGCCTCATGTCAGGACAAGCGTGGAGCGCAGAAGATCAAGCTTTTGGTCATCGAACGTGCTCTGCACGCCCCCATTCGGCGAGTTCGAACTCGCGAGTTCACACCTTTTGCAGATGTCGTCATGAGTCAAACCGACCACCCTTCCCTGAAAGAAGTCATTCGCAGCCGCGCTTCGGAAGTTGGCTTCCCCACCGAGGCCACCAAAGAAGCGAGGTCGTGTTTGCTTAAGGACCTCCGTGCGCTGACGAGGTCCATCGTCGACGTTTCCTCCAGGCTGACGCAGACTCAGCGTCAGGCGCTTCTGGTCTCAGTTGTCGACGAATCGTTAGTGCGAGGGGACTATCAGTCGTCCGTCCTGCTTATGGCCGCGGGCAGTGAACTCTCCGTTCGATGGCCTAAGGAGCTCACGCAGTCCTTGGTCGCGGAAGCGAGCCGGCAGAGTCAGTTGTTTCGGTACCTCTTTTGGCTCGTAGTCAGGCGTTCTGCCTGACGAACTCACATTGAGACTATTCAACTGAATCGCGAGGAGACCTGATAGTGCGCAAGTGGCTTAGAACAACCGAGAGCATCGAGTTCGCCGTCAAAGGCCGTGTTGCATACGTGACCCTAAACAGGCCAGAATGCCGCAATGCACTGTCCCCCGAACTCCTCGCTGAGTACCGGTCAGCCCTGCTTGAAGCAGATGATCTCCGGGCTGTAAGTGCTATCGTCGTTGCTGGAAACGGCAAGGATTTTTGTGCCGGCTATGACATGAAGGGAGCCTATGCCCGTTACGCATCCGAGCACGGCGATGAAGCGAGCCCTTATCGAACCGGAATCGGTTCTTTTGACGATGACTCCTGGAAGCTGGAACGCTCCCAGGAAATGCTGCGGACCCCCTTTGACATTCATAAACCTGTCATTGCGAAGGTTCACGGGAACTGCGTCGCGGGTGGGACCGACTTAGCTCTATACTGCGACATGATCATCGCAGCCGACAACGCCCGCATTGGGTTTCCCGCGACACGTGCAATGGGCTCCCCGCCCAACCACATGTGGATCTACAACGTCGGCCCGCAATGGGCGAAAAGGCTATTGCTAACTGGCGACGTACTTTTAGGCAAGGATGCAGCAAAGATCGGCCTTGCTGTGAGTTCGATCCCCGAAAGCGACCTCGACCAAGAAGTGGAGCGACTTGCCAACAGCATTGGTTCGCTGGACCCTGAGCTGCTTGCCTGCAACAAGCGAATCGTTAACCTGGCTCTCGAAGTTGGCGGCGCCTCTGTGCTTCAGCGCCTGGCTGCCGAAATGGACGCGAGAGCCCATCTCACACGTGCCAAGGCCGAATTTGACGAAGATGTTCGTGCCCTTGGATTCAAGGGTGCAGCAGAGAAGCGCGACAAGCCCTTCGGTGACGGCGTCGCAAGGCTGAGTTGGTAGTCGCTGCGTACGCACCAGCGAACAGGTAGCCCAAGATTCTAGAAGCTCCTGACGACGGCGCCAACCGCCCCGTCCCGCGGTACGGACGCCATCGTCTGTACCGCGGTAGTCACCAGAATTATCCCAATCCCGATGAAGCACGGGCTGGCGGGTTCTCCGAGCGCCACCTCTCAAGACTGCTTTGCACCATATGGGCCGCACGCTCCCAAGCCGACATCGGTGCGCTGATCAACTCGATGTCGAACTCGCTAACACTTCGGAACTCAAGAATTTCAACACCCTGCGGACCAGGCGTATAACCGTAGACGGTATGTGCCGGCACAAAGAAGCCATCGCCACAACCGAGCACCTGCGTACCATAGCGGATCTCACCGGAGATTACGTAATACAAGCAGTCCGTATCGTGCGAGTGCGCAGGTAGCCGGAAGCCGCTCTTGAACCAAGAGTAGACGAGGCTGAAGCCATTTTCCGCTTGGAAGAGCAGCCTCGATACAGACCCTTCCTTGACACCTTGCGCAAAGACCGGGTTGAGCTCCGCCCTTTCCGGGGGCAACGGCTTAAAATGCATCGCGCCGGACTCGAGAAGGTCCTGTGCATCTGCGGCATGGAAGAACTGTATCCGTTTGGGTCGCCGATGTTCCGAGGAACTCGTACTAGTCTTTTCAGTCGCCATAGTTGTCTCCCTCCTGACAAAACCTTTCATCAGACCAGGGGACTTCGTCCCCCATGCTGGGCTAGACAGCTCTTTTTTCAAGCTCTCGGGCTATCACTTCCTTCATAATCTCGTTGGTCCCTGCAAGGATGCGGTGGATTCTCACGTTTTGATACAGCCGAGCAATCGGATACTCGAGCATGAATCCTGCTCCACCGTGGAGCTGCACGCACTCGTCGACGACCTGGCCGCAAGCATCGGTGATCCACCACTTGGCCATGGCCGCTATCTCGCTGCTCAGTTGGCCTTCCAGGAGACTGGCACTGCAATGGCTGAGCATCGCCTTCGCGAGCGTCAACTTCGTTTCACACTCGGCTAGTTTGAACCGCGTATTCTGCATGGACAGCAAGGTCTGACCGAATACTTTTCTGTCCGCAGCAAATTTCAAGGTCTCTTCGATGGCTCGCTCCATACATGCCATCGACATGAAGGCGGTAATCACGCGTTCTCGACTCAACTCTTTCATGAGTTGCTTGAATCCTTGTCCTTCTACGTTGCCGAGAAGGTTGGCTTGGGGAACTCTCACATCGTCAAAAAACAGCTCTGCTGTGTCCTGCGAATGAAGTCCCACTTTCGATAGGGTTCGTCCGCGCCGGAAACCCTCTACCTTGTCTGTTTCGACAACGATGATCGAAATGCCCTTCGCTCCCAAGTTAGGATCCGTCTTAACTACGACGCAAATGAGGTTTGCTGTGCTGCCGTTAGTGATGTAGGTCTTCGCGCCGTTGATGACGTAATCACCGCCCTCCTTCCGAGCCGCCGTACGAATGCTCTGCACGTCAGACCCCGCGCCGGGCTCAGTAATGGCAAGCCCTCCGACTAACTCTCCCTTGGCCATCTTCGGCAACCACTCCTGCTTTTGCTGCTCAGAAGCGAAGTTGTGGATGTAATGTGCGACGATTCCACTATGGAGTGAATTGCCCAGCCCAGGGCATAGCATGCGACCTTGCTCAGCGAAGATGACGGCCTCATGCAGGAAGTTACCTCCCCCGCCGCCGTACTCTTCGGGAATGCCGACGCAAAGAAGGCCGGCCTCCGCTGCCTTGTACCAAACGTCCCGGTCAACACATTGCTGTTGGGCCCACCGCTCTTCATGCGGAAGAAGTTCCGCCTCGTAGAATCGCCTTGCGCTGTCGCGCAGAGTCTCCAGCTCGGGATTCATCCATGGTGCGTTCTGCATGGTTGTTCCTTGTCTTCTCAGCTAGCCCGTTCTTCTGGCATGTTGGCGCGCTCCTGCATCCTGCGCCAATCAATCTTCCCTGTCGGCGACCGTAGCAATCGGTCGGTAAAGATGATCTCTCGCGGGCATTTGTAGGCCGCCATATTCGATCGCGACCATTCAGTCAGTTCTTCCTCGGTGAGCGATGCGCCGTTGCGCACGACCACGAGCGCCCGGACTCGCTCGCCGCGGCGCTCGTCTGTGACCGCAATGACGCAGGCCTCCTGGATAGCTGGGTGACTATGCAGTAGTGATTCGACCTCGGCAGGCCAGACCTTGTAGCCCCCGACGTTGATCATTCGCTTGAGGCGGTCCACCAGGAAGTAATAGCCGTCCTCATCACGCACGGCAAGATCACCCGTTCGCAGCCATCGTTTTCCACCCCGCTCCACGTACGACTCGCGGTTAGCAGGCTCGTTATTCCAGTAGCCGTGAGGGCTTACTTGGTCGCCCGAAATCCACAACTCTCCGCTCTCCGTCGTGGGCCCGTCCGGGTAGAACTCCAACGTCGCAGGGTCGACCAGCGCAGCACTTACACCAAAGGTCGGGATACCTAAGCATTGGCGCTTTGGGCGTTGTAGCGGCGTGGCCATAACCATGGCCGCAGTTTCTGTCATCCCGTAACCTTCCATGTAATGAATCCTTAGCTCCTCCGATAACCGCTTGTTAACGGCCTCCGGCAGCGCTGCACCACCGCCGTTGATGAGGGCGAGACTTTCGAGCGCACTATCCGGCAAGTTCGGCAGACCGAGCAGGTCCAACAGCATTGGGGGAGCAGCGCCCCATCGATTCACTCTGTACCGGGCGATGAGTTCGGCCGCTTTGCGTGCATCCCAGCGTGGAAGAAGCACAGAGGTCGCGCCAAGGTGGATCGCAGTGTTGACGAGCGACTGGAGCCCAAGCATATGAAACATCGGGGCTGCACCAAGGAAGACGGTCTCGGTCGTGTCCCCGCGCCAGTTTGCCGCCGTTACAGCAGCTGTCATCAGCGAATAGTGAGTATGCGTGCAGCCCTTCGGATGCGCCGTGGTGCCCGAGGTGTAAGCGATGAGGCAA
This genomic interval from Cupriavidus metallidurans CH34 contains the following:
- a CDS encoding AMP-binding protein, with amino-acid sequence MNEERKPPPFWPKGLPIVQHVPRLTLPQCLEVAALRFAQKPAYVIYGHVVTYEKLLNDVRSLAGWLQQRTGVRQGDRVLLSAQTSTQFVTAYHAILRADAVPVLANPMCRSAELEHLMNDSGAKVAIAAQELWPQMEPLLAKGLEDVMLFSYQSGLEGIGDADVPDWFSVPIALPENEKVCGWGKALSANLIPWPAQARADDLCLIAYTSGTTAHPKGCTHTHYSLMTAAVTAANWRGDTTETVFLGAAPMFHMLGLQSLVNTAIHLGATSVLLPRWDARKAAELIARYRVNRWGAAPPMLLDLLGLPNLPDSALESLALINGGGAALPEAVNKRLSEELRIHYMEGYGMTETAAMVMATPLQRPKRQCLGIPTFGVSAALVDPATLEFYPDGPTTESGELWISGDQVSPHGYWNNEPANRESYVERGGKRWLRTGDLAVRDEDGYYFLVDRLKRMINVGGYKVWPAEVESLLHSHPAIQEACVIAVTDERRGERVRALVVVRNGASLTEEELTEWSRSNMAAYKCPREIIFTDRLLRSPTGKIDWRRMQERANMPEERAS